The Capra hircus breed San Clemente chromosome 11, ASM170441v1, whole genome shotgun sequence genomic interval AGAGTCCCAATCAAGTTTGCCATGTTTAATTTTCTTACAGAGGTTTATACTCTTTAGCCAGTTCTGACATCATTTCTCAACAAAATGTGGCTTTTAGCCTGTGTGTGATCTATTGGACCAAACCTTCTGCACCCTTGGCCTGTTTGGGTCACTCTCCAATGTCCGGTGCCATCTTTCttgacctttctttctttctgttcaggAACCATCAGTCCCCTTGTAATAAAGGCGGTAGATTTCACTGAGGTTTTAGATTGAAACTTTGAATAAATCAAAAATATTCATTCTTATTTATTGCAACCTTctcttatattttatatacttagatggaaaagttattttttcattacagttttgttttgtcaCATAATGTGTTTCTTTTATTGAGATAAAGAAAAGCCattgctttaaaaatttattataaataagtTTTCTTTCTGCACCTCTGGCCCCTGTTGCTGTTTCAGTTCACTGTGACTGGAACCAGCTGCATTCCTGCCTATAGACTTTTGAGAAAAGCTAAATTTTTAGATCTTAGAAActcctgcttctttctccttgtgtctcaaaaaaaaataataaggtatAGGAGCCTGTTAAGAGTCtcaagattttcttttgttttattgttaCTGTGAAATCATACAACCTAGAAACAGTTAAACTTCATCCTCAAAATTATCATTCTCAAATTCCCTCCTCCTGTTCAGGTCTGCTTTGGTCTCTCACATGAATCAAATGAGTAGCCTTCCTCTTATCATGTATCCACCTTCTGTTGCTCCATCCTCAAAGTGAGAAGAAAATGTGAGTTTGGCCAAGTTCGAAGGAAATAGTGAGATATCTAGCCAGGGGAGATCAAAGGAGGAAAACTGAGTTTCACTGACATTGTAAACTTTTTAATCTGTGTAAAGAAGATAACTTACTTCTGGCTTTAGTCTAACAGATTCCATTTTATTATATCTCGTCTTGCCAATATCACCCATCAAAAGAAACTTGAGATCGTTTCCCCTGTTGAAGTGGCTCTGAGTTCTTCTGCAGGTCTTCTCACTTACTGCGGAGGTCTGTGCGGGACGTGACTCGATCTGATAGATCTCACGGAAGTTTGCACCCTACCTCCTTGTGGGCCTTGCACCCTGTGGGGAGAGCTCTCCTCTCTGCCTGTGGTTCAGAGAGTCCCACATGATACATCTGAGCTGAGGGCTGCCTGGTCCCCTTCAGCAGAAGGCAGGAGGTCAGAGTGCTAAAGACAGTTCTTCTTCAGTGTACCTGGGGGGTGGTCCATAACCAAAGGAGTCTCCTCACAGTCTTTGCAGCATTCAGCGCTCctgttcttctgtgttttgttaTGCCCTTTTCATATAAAAGGGGAAAACACAAGATCAACTACATGCTGTATGTTGACCTCACCCAAAGCTTTGTGGATTGggctttactatttttattttttaaataaggaaactgaggttcaaaaggAGGCAGTGATTTGAACCTGTGATTTCTCTGACCCCAGAACTGTGCCCTGTCCCATGTCCACCCTATAGAGCCAGGCTGAATACCTTGTGTCAGCTGGATCTGGCTGGTGTTTTTCatgttaaaataatttgtaaGCCTCATGAGCTTGTATGTGTGTTTTTCCTgtcatctttttctttcccctgaaGTTTCTTGCTTCTCAGCCTGGAATTGAAAAACCAAGGGCTATTTAGACCATTCTTCCAAAGAGACTGGCAGCATCAGAACCACCCCATGATTTGACAAGAGTCACAGATCTGAGGAGTGGATGTAGAATGGGCAAGGGGTGGGCACCACTAAACAGTTTGATGGACTTGGCTTATAAAAGGAAGGCGAGAGCCTGCTCTGGCAGCAATGTCTGCTTACAAAGGCCAAGTGAATGCTGCACACtcatggggagggagatgacCAGCCAGAGGGCAGGAGCAGGTTTGAACGGTTCATGGCTTGgcggccactccagtattcttgcctgaagaatcccatggacagaggagcctggcaggctacggtccatggggttggaaagagttggacacaactgaagcgacttagtgcacACGCATAGCTTGGAGGGCTGGCTGGCCTTAGCTAGGTTCACTGGATCACCCTGTCTACAGAAGCCTCTCTGCATACCCCTCAGGCTGAACTGCAAAGTAAAATGTCTAGCAGCAGCAGTTTGCCCTTGGAATCTGAAGCATCCATCCCCTCTGCAAACATCCAGTACCCACCGTCTGGAGCAGAAGATCATGTCCattggggaagggagagaagtaGACAGGTGAATCACAAGCAATGATTAGCGCTGTAATAAGAATTTACGATTGGAGCACAAGACACCAAGGAAGAACCAAGGGGTGATTGCCTATGTCTTGAAAGATAATACAATCTGGTGACTGCACTAATTATACTGCCTAGTATTTGAGTTATCTGGAATGTACTTGGTCTTTTCACTTTGCCCCTACAACAAACCCTCCTGCAAGATAGATACTATCATTTCCACTTGGAGATGAAGAgaaagaggcccagagagggattAGAAGCTAAGCCTGTTACTCTCTTAGTCCTGGTTCTTGCCAGAATTACACAGCACTCCACCGCAGCTGCCTGCACCCAGGGAATGTGGCATACAAATCGCCACATTCTACAGCACCCTGACTTCATACTCACCTCCACCAGTGACCAGGGTGCACACACGTAGAGAGACGCTATTAACATCCTCAGGGGACTCAAAATTGGGAGGTGAAGTATTAAGATGAAGATTCCAAAGTCAGGATTACCTGTGAAGTGAGTGGAATTTAGCAGAGACCATGgggctcacagagtcggacatgactgaagcgacttagcagacttAGCAGCATGGGGCTCAACATTTAGGCCCAGATCAGTCACAGCTATGCGGCATGGGGGACCCCGCCTAAAACGGGTTCTCAGTACCCGAAGGTCGTGGTCATCATCGGTCTGCGACTCCGTAGCAGTCAGCAACCTGGGCTCTCCCGCCCTCACTCCAAGTCTTAACAAGCACAAGAATTGGACTGCGGCGCTCAGGACCACGCCTCCAACAACAGCTGATCCGAGAACAGACCAGCCCATAACCGGTGTTTGGAGACCTTCCGCCCTGCGGCTCTCGGTGGGCAGAGCTGCCCACGCCTCAGAGCAGAGGTTAACGCCGAGCAGTTACTGCAGACCCTACCCACGGAGGTCAGCGGCGCTTCGCAAAGATAGGGAGGGCAGTCCCGGACGCGACCCACGTGCTCCGCCTTCATTCGGCTTCCTAGCCGCACTGGCGGAAGCTAGATTAAGAGGCGGTTCCCGGCGCAAATGCAATCCCCACCCTCCACTCTCACTGGtcggtttcagttcagttcagtcgctcagtcgtgtccgactctttgcgaccccatgaaatgcagtacgccaggcctccctgtccatcaccatctcccggagttcattcacacccacgtccatcgagtccgtgatgccatccagccatttcatcctgggtcgtccccttctcctcctgcccccaatccctaccagcatcagagtcttttccaatgagtcaactcttcgcatgaggtggccaaagtactggagcttcagctttagcatcatttcttccaaagaaatcccagggttgatctccttcagaatggactggttggatctccttgcagtccaagggactctcaagagtcttctccaacaccacagttcaaaagcatcaattcttcggcgctcagccttcttcacagtccaactctcacatccatacatgaccacaggaaaaaccatagccttgactagacggaccttagtcggcaaagtaatgtctctgcttttgaatatactatctaggttggtcatcacttttcttccaaggagtaagcgtcttttaatttcatggctgcagtcaccatctgcagtgattttgaagccccccaaaataaagtctgacactgtttctaagtgatgggaccagatgccatgatcttcgttttctgaatgttgagctggtCGGTTTGGGTCGCGGTTTCTTAGATGACCCCGCCTTCGAGCTCGCATCACCCTCCTATTGGGTGGCTGTGTGAGCCCCCGCCACATACAAGCTCCTCCCCTGCCTGTACATTGGATGGCCGTCCTGGAGGCGGTGCCAGTGAGAGACGCCCTCCGGCTCTTTACTTCCATTGGTCCGCTTTCACTTGAAGGGCGGCTCCTAGAGCAGACGCTAACCCCGCCTTGCGTTCCCATTGGCTGCTCCCTTACCCCGCCTAGAGCCGCTCCTCACTGTCTGTTGGTTGCCCTGGCCTGAGAGGCCGGTGCTGGCAGCACTCGCGGGACCCGTTGCGGGAACCCGCAAAGCAAGCGTTGATCGCGGACATGACGCCTGAGGACCAAGAGGAGACCCAGCCGCTCCTGCGGCCGCCAGGCGGCAGGTGAGCAGTAGGGGGAACCCAGGTCGGCTGGCGCGGCCTTATTCCATCCTCTGCGCCCAGGCCTTGCCCGTCACCGACCGCCCCTGTCTCCGCAGCGCTCCCCGCGGCCGCCTCGTCTTCCTCGCTGCCTTCGCCGCTGCCCTGGGACCGCTCAGCTTCGGCTTCGCCCTCGGCTACAGCTCCCCCGCCATCCCGAGCCTGAGGCGCGCCGCGCCCCCGGCCCCGCACCTCGACGAAGATGCAGCCTCCTGGTTCGGGGTGAGGCCTTGggctcaccctcctgccctcagggGCCTTCCACCGCCCACCCCTAAGACGGGTGCCGGGACCCTCCCCGCGCTGCCTGGCTTTGGGCGGGCATGGAGACCCTCCGCCGAGTATGTCCTGGCTCCCCTGAGAGGGGTCGCCCATCTCCCCTGCCCCCTCAGCGGctgagggtggggtggagggcgAGGTTGGGCCGCGGGCCCCCGGTGCCCCCTCCCTCAGCCGGCGGtcgccccgcccccaggccaTCGTAACCCTGGGCGCCGCGGCCGGGGGCGTGCTGGGCGGCTGGCTCCTGGACCGCGCGGGGCGCAAGCTGAGCCTCCTCCTCTGCGCCTTGCCCTTCGTGGCCGGCTTCGCCGTCATCACCGCGGCTCAGAACCTGTGGATGCTGCTTGGAGGCCGCCTACTTACTGGCTTGGCTTGCGGCATTGCCTCGCTCGTGGCCCCGGTGAGTGTGTTTCCTCCCAGTCAGGCGCCCTGGGACCCGGGAAAAGGGGCAGAACTCGGGGCCTGATTCTCTCCCTGGCTGCGGCCTCTTGAGTGCCTGACACCATGCCCCTCCCCTGCTCCATCTTCCTTGCACTCCCATGGGGCCTTGGAAAGAGCTGTTGTTATCCGTCCCTGGTTACAGATGAAGCTTAAAGGAACatgaagtggaagtcgctcagtcgtgtcgaactctttgagaccccatggactgtagtccatggaattctccaggccagaatgctggagtggatagcctttcccctctccaagggaatcttcccaacccagggatggaacccagatctcccgcattgtgggcagattctttaccagctgagccacaagtccTTGGTTTAAGTACAAAGTCAGTGGTGATTGCTACTTCTTGAACCCCGAGTGATGGCACTTAACAGGGCCTCTCTTTGGCTCTACAAATGAGGTGCCCTCTGTGGATGGTCAACAGAAGCCTCACACGATGGCTTAGGTCCCCCTTGGCCTTCAGACCACTGGCTACAGTTCAGCAGGAAAATCCCACTGGGTTTGTCCCCAGGGGCAGAGGCTGTTGAGACCTGGCACGCCCCTTCACTGCTCAGGAAGCGGCCCTCCAGGCGTTCCCCCTGCTCCTTTCTCACCACCTCCTGACCCAGCACTGCCCAGGCTACCTTTGGAGGTGGACACGTCTGGGTGAAACCACAGCCCTGGGCAGAGCACCTCTGTGAGCCCATAAGGTGGGAATGATGGTGTTAGCTCAGGCTGTGGCTGTGCGGCTTCGCAAGAGCCTACACACACGGCCCTGGCCCTGGCATGGCTGGTGGAAGGACTTGGACCCTGGCAGCTGGGATTGCTGGGTGTCCTGTGACCTGCTGCTCATCGTGGGCTTGAGTGATCCACCACCACCCACACCCTAAGCAATCAAGACTAAGAGAGGTAGCTCAGAATCCCCCCCTTTGCACCTACCACTCATTTCGACTGCATCTGCTGGGTTATACACAGCAGCTAGATTGGATTTTATATCTGGatttttttggtggtttttttttactGGGCAAAAACACACCTGCCTTAGTCAAGGACATAAGACATGGAATAACACAGAAGCATGGGCAAGCGCTTTCTGGCTCCTGAGCCCAGAGGAAGCTGTGGCAGTCACTGGTAGCAAGTGAGGTGGAGAGTTCCTGCTTTCACTCCAAGGGCAccactcaaagtgtggtccttggGTCAGGAGCTGTGTGTCTCCTGGAGGTGGTTAGAAAGGCAGAATCGTGGGCCCACCAcacatctgttgttgttgtttagtcgccaagtctcatatctgaccctctgtgaccccacagactatactccgccaggctcctctgtccatggtatttctcaagcgggaatactggagtgggttgccattttcttctccgggggtgcttccccacccagggatggagcctgtatctcctgcttggcaggtagattctctaccactgggccaccagggaagctctacacACCTACTATGttagaatttgctttttgtcaagGGTATACAATTACATGAAAGTTTAAAAAGCTCTGCACcccccctgcacacacacacacagtgtccaCATATATACCCTTTAAACATGTGCTGTGGATTACATGGTGGGGATCTCTGATGGCCAGGAACCTGCAGTTAGGGGTCCCCTGGGCCTGCAAGTACCCCAGTCGAGGCTCTCCTCAGCTCTGAATGGCTGAGAGTTTTCAGTTTTAAGAACCCCTGGACCCCAAGTACACTCTCGTCTTAATTACCAACAGGTCTATATCTCTGAAATTGCCTACCCTGAGGTGCGAGGGCTGCTCGGCTCCTGTGTGCAGCTGATGGTGGTCACAGGCATCCTCCTAGCCTACCTGGCAGGTATGGTTTTCTTATTATCTCTTGTGGTGACTGTTCATGGATGTCTGATTGTcttacagatgtagaaactgaagttcagagaggtcaggagacttgcccaaggtcacacagccactgCCCAGGATGCCACGTTCCCATACCACTTCCCTGAGAACCCTGGGTCATGTGGGTCTCGTGACAGTATTCTGAGGAGAGCTGGAGAAGGTGATGTCCTCATCTCCCCAGAGCAGAAGCCCATTCCAGGAGTGTAGGGAAGGCTGACGAGTTAGAGCAGTACCTCCCTGTGTGGTGACCAACGAGGATTCGGGCTGCAGGGAAAGTCTTTAGCCTAAGAGCTTGGAGGGCGCAAATGTGTACCTGAGAATCAGTACTGGGTTTGCAGCCTGAAGGAGGCAGGTTCCAGAGAACCCAAGGGTCAGAGatggagccagcatgaggaagcTGCAGGGAAAGTCTTTAGCCTAAGAGCTTGGGCTGCAGGGAAAGTCTTTAGCCTAAGAGCTTGGAGGGCGCAAATGTGTACCTGAGAATCAGTACTGGGTTTGCAGCCTGAAGGAGGCAGGTTCCAGAGAACCCAAGGGTCAGAGatggagccagcatgaggaagcTTCCAGAAGCAAGAGAAAGCTTCCAGAGGCACCCTGGAATGAACTGGGGTAGAGGAAAGGCAGGCTTCATATCTGACAGCCCCAGATTAGGGGAAtatgccacttactagctgtgtgtccttggccCAGTCAACTGCCCCTGGGAGCCTCAGGTTCCCTGTCTTCACGTGGAGATTAACCTTACCTAGTCCAAGGCTGCTGAGGGATTAAATTAACTGACGCTGTAAAAAGTGCCTGGCAGCAGGCCCCAGTAAGAATTGTCAAGGGATGGCCTGAGAACCATGAGGGAATGGGGATTTGGGGCCAGATGGGCAGTGGCAGGGTCCGGGGCACGTGCCCTCTGGTTCCTCAGAGTGGACAACATGCAGGTCTGTGGTCTTTCCTTTCTAACCACTTAGCATCCTGACTCTCATTCAGAGTCCTGGCCGCAGTCTAGCTGCCTTGTGGGGCCAGCAGTGTCCCAAAGCCACTGTGTAGACACTGATACTCAGGGTCACTTGGGTGTAGTCACACCTATAGGATTTCTTCCAGGTCATCATAAGCCACACTTTCACTGATCAGCTTCTGTGAGTTCTGACTGACGTTTTTCAGTGAAAAGCCCCCGcttcctctctgtcccccttcctcCCGGAGGAGCCAGCCTTGCCTGCTTCTCAGTCAGTCTACCGGCTGAGGCCTGTGCACACTCTTGCCCCCACTCCCTTTCAGACCGATGGTGCTGTATATCACGTATATCACAGCAATACAGAGTCAGCACCTTTGTTTAGTGGCTGCATAAACCTTCACTGATACATGCCCCCCGCCTTGTTTCCACACTTAACAATAAAAATGACAACATCAGTGACAAACCCTGGGGAGTCCTGCAAAGACACTGGGGTCCCCACCCTTTAAGCAGAGTCCCTGGGTTGGCAGGGGCCAGGTGCTCCCCGAGAAGATCCGGGCTGGCTCACGCCGCTCTGATGTctctcccccacacccccaggcTGGGTACTCGAGTGGCGCTGGCTGGCCGTGCTGGGCTGCGTGCCCCCCTCCTTCATGCTGCTGCTCATGTGTTTCATGCCCGAGACCCCTCACTTCCTGCTGTCTCAGCACAAGCGCCAGGAGGCCATGGCCGCCATGCAGTTCCTGTGGGGCTCTGCCCCAGGCTGGGAGGAGCCTCCCACTGGGGCTGAGCACCAGGTGAGGGGCTGGGAGCCAGCACCAGGGAGGGGGACCTGGAAGTATCACCCCAGAGGTCAACACAGCGCAGCACCACAGCTGCACACgtgtgtgctcacacacacacgaggGCCCGTGAGCTTGGGAGTGATGTCCTGTGGGCCACTACTTGGCTGGACCCAAGTCTTAGCCATCCCTGgggaagcctgagccctgatctCCCTGTCCCTGCAAGAGAAGGGCCAGGCCATATCAAAGGAGAATGCAGGTGGGGACTTGAGGACTCGGAATTTTGAAACAGGAAGCTGTAGGACCAGGGAGAAAGAGTCTCTGCCCCTTACCTGCTGTGTGACCGTCCCATCTTTAACCTGAGTTTCTTCCCCTGTAAAGTGGGGTCATAGCACATGCCTGGCGGTGGTGGTAAGGATCAGTGGGGCTGGTGAAGGTGCTCGGCCCAGACCCAGACCCAAGGCTGGTGGGACTCGGGAACCCTGGGTTCTCTGCTCATAGAGCATCTCCGTGGATCCCCCAGAAAATCAGGAAGGGCCATGAGGAAGGGAGGCTAAAGTGATGTGGGGACCTGAGGCAGAGGCTACAGGTGGGGCTGGGACAAAACCCAGAGGCTCCCTCACTCTACCAGGCCCCAGAATGGTGGGGAGCTCAGAGCCGGGGTGCCCTCAGGAGAGGTAGAGAGAAGCCCTGATGCCCGGTGTCCGTCTGAGCAGGGCTTCCACGTGGCCCAGCTGCGGTGTCCTGGCGTCTACAAGCCCTTCATCATcggcatttccctgatggcctTCCAGCAGCTGTCGGGCGTCAATGCCGTCATGTTCTATGCGGAGACCATCTTTGAGGAGGCCAAGTTCAAGGTAAAGAGGCCTCTGCCCCGGCCTGCCTCACCCGGAGGCCGTGTGGGTGGGGCCCGGTCCCGGGGTGTCCGCCTGACCCTCCTGGCCCGTCTCCCCAGGACAGCAGCCTGGCCTCAGTCGTCGTGGGTGTCATCCAGGTGCTGTTTACCGCCACAGCAGCCCTGATCATGGACAGAGCCGGGCGGAGGCTGCTCTTGACCTTGTCAGGTGAGGCCCCAGGGGGATGGCTCTGCCCTCTGCACGACTGGGGGCCTCCCACTGCAGCCTGGAGGGCCTTTGCTGAGGTCAGCACGTTGTGGGAGGAGAACAAGGGCTGAGTGTCCCCAAGAGCACGGGCAGGACTTCAGGGGAGCATTGGCTCCAGGCCAGGCCTGCGCTCACTGCTCTGCTGGGGCATGCCTTAACCAGGGCAGAGAACCTTGGAGAAGGCCCCTCCAGGGCCCGGTTTACAGTGAGGAAACCGACGGCCTGATGGTGAAGAGGCCTTGAAGCCTGGGTCCTCTCTGGGCAAGTGACTACCTGAGCCGACTTCCCCTCTGAAACAGAGATGGAGGTGGTGGCAGGCCAAGGCAAGGATCAGCACGCAATGCAAGGGAGGCTCCTCACGGGCAGCTGGGCCCTTGGTGCTGCTGGGGAAGTGGGCCTGGCTGCTGGTGGTTGCTCCTGCTTCCTCAAAGCCAGGGAGGGTCTGCTTCCAGAAGCTTCTTGGGGTCGGCTGAGGTGTGAGGGCCAAGCCGGGGCCAGGAGGGCCAGGCTGGAGCGAGGGTGCCCCGGCGAGTCTCCACTCACTGCCCCTCGCGGAGGAGCCCAGGCCACCTGCCAGGGACACCGTGCACTGACCACCAGCCCCCCAACTGCCCCGTGCCCGGGCTGCAGGCCGCCGCCTCATGCCCTCCCACTGCCCTGCCCACCGCCGCCCTCCACCCACAGGTGTGGTCATGGTGTTCAGCACCAGCGCCTTTGGCGCCTACTTCAAGCTGACTGAGGGCGGCCCCAGCAACTCCTCGCACGTGGACCTCCCAGCGCCTGTCTCCATGGAGCCTGCCGATACCAACGTGGGGCTGGCCTGGCTGGCGGTGGGCAGCATGTGCCTCTTCATCGCCGGTGAGTGGGGGGCTGAAGGGAGGTTGAGGGGGCCGCCCTGTCGCTGCCAGGTTCCCGTGGCTCCCTGGAGTCCCGGCCTGCTCGGCCTCACCCCTGGGTTTACAGCTCTGACCGTGTGCCGGGCACCGGCTCAGCCCCGCTCTGCTCCTTTGACGTCACCCCACAAGCGCCCTCCGAGCCGCCCCGTTCCCGTGCTGTTCTGTAGAGCAAGGCCTGACACGTCCGAAGTGAGGGGAGTGACCTGAGCCCCCAGGCTGAATCCGGGCCCCGCTTCAGCCCGGGGGCGGTCTTCGGCGAGCCGAGGGCCGCCTGGCCCCGCGGACCTGAGGCCTTTCTTGCCCTTGCAGGCTTCGCTGTGGGCTGGGGGCCCATCCCGTGGCTCCTCATGTCTGAGATCTTCCCTCTGCATGTCAAGGGCGTGGCCACCGGCGTCTGCGTCCTCACCAACTGGTTCATGGCCTTTCTGGTGACCAAAGAGTTCAGCAGCCTCATGGTGAGTGCAGGCCCTGACAGGCTCCCCCTGCCACAGCCGACAGAAAAGTACTTTTCAGAATTACTCTTGTGACAGACTCGGGGTTGGCAGCCTTGCCTGCAGGCTGAAGCCCCACCAGCCTGCGAGCCCATCCTAGTCGGGGGTGTGGGGAAGCAGACGGGCTGGAGCCGGCACAGAACCCAGGCTGTGACCACTGGGGACCCTCCAGGCTGTTGAGCTGGAAAGGCAGCAGGACTGACCTCCTCCCCCACTGGACTTCGGGGACTTTGGGAAGCAAGGCTGCGTGA includes:
- the SLC2A8 gene encoding solute carrier family 2, facilitated glucose transporter member 8 isoform X3 — protein: MTPEDQEETQPLLRPPGGSAPRGRLVFLAAFAAALGPLSFGFALGYSSPAIPSLRRAAPPAPHLDEDAASWFGAIVTLGAAAGGVLGGWLLDRAGRKLSLLLCALPFVAGFAVITAAQNLWMLLGGRLLTGLACGIASLVAPVYISEIAYPEVRGLLGSCVQLMVVTGILLAYLAGWVLEWRWLAVLGCVPPSFMLLLMCFMPETPHFLLSQHKRQEAMAAMQFLWGSAPGWEEPPTGAEHQGFHVAQLRCPGVYKPFIIGISLMAFQQLSGVNAVMFYAETIFEEAKFKDSSLASVVVGVIQVLFTATAALIMDRAGRRLLLTLSGVVMVFSTSAFGAYFKLTEGGPSNSSHVDLPAPVSMEPADTNVGLAWLAVGSMCLFIAGGAQALWCLLAGLCLLHLQCPFHSGLCP
- the SLC2A8 gene encoding solute carrier family 2, facilitated glucose transporter member 8 isoform X1, yielding MTPEDQEETQPLLRPPGGSAPRGRLVFLAAFAAALGPLSFGFALGYSSPAIPSLRRAAPPAPHLDEDAASWFGAIVTLGAAAGGVLGGWLLDRAGRKLSLLLCALPFVAGFAVITAAQNLWMLLGGRLLTGLACGIASLVAPVYISEIAYPEVRGLLGSCVQLMVVTGILLAYLAGWVLEWRWLAVLGCVPPSFMLLLMCFMPETPHFLLSQHKRQEAMAAMQFLWGSAPGWEEPPTGAEHQGFHVAQLRCPGVYKPFIIGISLMAFQQLSGVNAVMFYAETIFEEAKFKDSSLASVVVGVIQVLFTATAALIMDRAGRRLLLTLSGVVMVFSTSAFGAYFKLTEGGPSNSSHVDLPAPVSMEPADTNVGLAWLAVGSMCLFIAGFAVGWGPIPWLLMSEIFPLHVKGVATGVCVLTNWFMAFLVTKEFSSLMEVLRPYGAFWLASAFCIFSVLFTLACVPETKGKTLEQITAHFEGR
- the SLC2A8 gene encoding solute carrier family 2, facilitated glucose transporter member 8 isoform X2; translation: METLRRAIVTLGAAAGGVLGGWLLDRAGRKLSLLLCALPFVAGFAVITAAQNLWMLLGGRLLTGLACGIASLVAPVYISEIAYPEVRGLLGSCVQLMVVTGILLAYLAGWVLEWRWLAVLGCVPPSFMLLLMCFMPETPHFLLSQHKRQEAMAAMQFLWGSAPGWEEPPTGAEHQGFHVAQLRCPGVYKPFIIGISLMAFQQLSGVNAVMFYAETIFEEAKFKDSSLASVVVGVIQVLFTATAALIMDRAGRRLLLTLSGVVMVFSTSAFGAYFKLTEGGPSNSSHVDLPAPVSMEPADTNVGLAWLAVGSMCLFIAGFAVGWGPIPWLLMSEIFPLHVKGVATGVCVLTNWFMAFLVTKEFSSLMEVLRPYGAFWLASAFCIFSVLFTLACVPETKGKTLEQITAHFEGR